In one window of Solanum pennellii chromosome 2, SPENNV200 DNA:
- the LOC107011135 gene encoding filament-like plant protein 7, which translates to MDHKSWPWKKKSTEKNMVTEDKANLSFRRNDEETLSSDKADLERELKVVTDKLSSALVECRGKDDFAQKQMKIAQEAIAGWEKTETEARLLKQELEKALQQSIAGEERLVNLDGALKECMQQLRFIRDEQENRIHDAVSNTSKEFEKTRVLLEKKLADAGQKLSRLGSENTQLSMALMAKEKATGHLKGEIARAEADFSALMTRLESVEKDNASLRYEVRVLEKELEIRNEEREFNRRTADVAHKQHLESVKKIAQLDSECQRLRILVRKRLPGPAALAKMKNEVEMLGKDHAKMRIRKSNPSPNGSVDLTSETAPDTPNRNINFLSEQLCMLEEENRTLKEALNKRANELRLSRMTYAQTTAELEKYLPSAQELSVISRSDMGSDDIGGCSESWASALMSELEHFKNEKQIGPPSSISVGASDINLMDDFAEMEKLAVESTINPLGAVHHALPRENGSGGALESQSHSSEAESTERVPVTDRYVSSNDNQSKAILTDKASGGVDNILKMLLEHGHVTERNPYDILEDIRTALAQKFPSSKNPAGADESAIGTDVTCSPNNGDCKEIYTGAGDNVSSERKCELGMLSFMGTSINKVIDIIEGINIPSTDDSIPEILSHNGNGLLPYESASKETAYMVRVFQWKSSELSVILQEFVQTCRDLLNGKVHIEKFTEKLTRTLEWIVNHCFSLQDVSSMRDTIKNHFDWEMETGVINPIFEFDKLQTERGNPLYSPVFTSLARMSSVPEKEVLTSVDNESQLPKDEFPEEGTTKVDLEGKLEAETLRSDSLMVQLQESEKTIKSLQKEVENLRQSKGMIEDQIEKEKMAKEDLEMQFEAAKLELNEACRKACCLEKELEDQSNSYKKLDSTCHMLHFQQESIKKMELSGNAKVDPEEKLQNDWEITAASEKLAECQETILNLGKQLKALASPGDAVLFDKVISTTSETTSDTMTTPKKSFGRRSSLLDKMLAEDEMGSHTTKEVIPDAKRNTFSSVDGSVKQPEKSPLTNGSVLSGYEAATGSLPIIPSKKRSVLGLWRKLLRNGKKNSNKTKLKV; encoded by the exons ATGGATCACAAATCGTGGCCCTGGAAGAAAAAATCCACAGAAAAGAACATGGTTACTGAAGACAAAGCAAATCTCTCTTTTAGAAGAAATGACGAAGAG ACACTATCTAGTGATAAAGCTGATCTAGAAAGAGAGCTGAAGGTTGTGACTGACAAGCTTTCTTCTGCCCTGGTGGAATGTCGTGGTAAAGATGATTTTGCACAGAAACAGATGAAAATTGCACAGGAAGCAATTGCAG GCTGGGAGAAGACTGAAACTGAAGCAAGATTGCTAAAGCAGGAGCTAGAAAAAGCTCTACAGCAGAGCATAGCTGGTGAAGAGAGATTAGTCAACTTGGATGGAGCACTCAAGGAATGTATGCAGCAGTTGCGTTTCATTCGAGATGAGCAGGAGAATAGGATTCATGATGCAGTATCAAACACatcaaaagaatttgaaaaaacaagggttctcttagAGAAGAAGTTAGCAGATGCTGGGCAGAAGCTTTCACGATTAGGTTCCGAAAACACTCAGCTTAGTATGGCTCTCATGGCAAAGGAGAAGGCAACAGGTCATTTAAAAGGAGAAATAGCTCGGGCAGAAGCAGATTTCAGTGCCTTGATGACGCGGCTGGAATCTGTAGAAAAAGATAATGCTTCTTTGCGCTACGAGGTACGGGTTCTTGAGAAGGAGCTTGAGATCAGGAATGAGGAGAGAGAATTTAATCGCCGAACAGCTGATGTTGCACACAAGCAACATCTGGAGAGTGTGAAGAAAATTGCACAACTGGACTCCGAATGTCAAAGGCTACGCATCCTTGTTAGAAAGAGGTTGCCAGGCCCTGCCGCCTTGGCCAAAATGAAGAATGAAGTTGAGATGCTGGGGAAGGATCATGCTAAAATGAGGATAAGGAAGTCAAATCCGTCTCCAAATGGTTCAGTGGACTTAACTTCAGAGACGGCTCCTGATACTCCAAACAGAAATATTAACTTCCTCTCTGAGCAATTATGCATGCTGGAAGAGGAAAATAGGACTCTGAAAGAAGCTCTTAACAAAAGAGCTAATGAACTCAGACTTTCTAGGATGACATATGCTCAAACAACTGCTGAACTAGAAAAATATCTCCCCTCTGCGCAGGAACTATCTGTGATATCACGGTCTGATATGGGCAGTGATGACATAGGTGGCTGTTCCGAGTCTTGGGCTTCTGCACTAATGTCAGAGCTGGAGCATTTCAAAAATGAGAAACAAATTGGTCCACCTTCATCTATAAGTGTAGGAGCTTCAGACATAAATCTGATGGATGACTTTGCAGAGATGGAAAAATTAGCGGTCGAGTCTACAATTAACCCTCTGGGAGCTGTTCATCATGCCTTACCGAGGGAAAACGGAAGTGGGGGTGCTTTGGAGTCTCAGTCTCATTCATCAGAAGCAGAAAGTACAGAGAGAGTTCCTGTGACAGATCGTTATGTTTCCAGCAATGATAATCAGTCGAAAGCAATATTGACAGATAAAGCTTCTGGTGGAGTTGATAACATACTGAAAATGCTCTTGGAGCACGGACATGTAACTGAAAGAAACCCATACGATATACTGGAAGATATCAGAACTGCCCTGGCACAGAAGTTTCCCTCGAGTAAGAACCCTGCTGGAGCAGATGAAAGTGCAATAGGTACTGATGTTACATGTTCTCCCAACAATGGTGACTGTAAGGAGATATATACAGGAGCTGGTGATAATGTTTCATCAGAAAGAAAGTGTGAACTAGGCATGTTGTCATTTATGGGTACATCGATTAATAAAGTTATTGATATCATAGAAGGAATCAATATACCCTCGACAGATGATAGTATTCCAGAAATCTTATCTCACAATGGTAATGGACTTCTACCATATGAAAGTGCATCGAAGGAGACAGCCTACATGGTTCGTGTTTTCCAGTGGAAATCTTCAGAACTTTCTgttattcttcaagaatttgtCCAAACATGCCGTGATTTATTGAATGGGAAGGTTCATATTGAGAAGTTCACTGAAAAATTAACTCGGACCCTGGAATGGATTGTTAACCACTGTTTTTCCCTTCAAGATGTTTCAAGCATGAGGGATACCATAAAAAACCACTTTGACTGGGAAATGGAAACTGGGGTGATTAATCCTATCTTTGAATTTGATAAACTTCAGACTGAAAGAGGAAATCCATTATACTCTCCTGTTTTTACCTCACTCGCTCGGATGAGTTCTGTGCCAGAGAAAGAAGTTCTAACATCTGTGGATAATGAAAGTCAACTACCAAAAGATGAGTTTCCTGAAGAGGGAACTACAAAGGTGGATTTGGAAGGGAAATTGGAAGCAGAAACTCTCCGGAGCGATTCCTTGATGGTTCAACTTCAGGAATCagagaaaacaataaaaagcCTGCAAAAAGAAGTAGAAAATCTCAGACAGTCAAAGGGGATGATTGAGGAtcaaattgagaaagaaaaaatggcGAAAGAAGACCTTGAGATGCAATTTGAAGCAGCTAAACTGGAACTGAATGAAGCTTGTCGAAAGGCTTGTTGTTTAGAGAAGGAACTCGAGGACCAAAGTAATTCCTATAAGAAGCTCGATTCTACATGCCATATGCTTCACTTTCAGCAAGAAAG CATCAAAAAAATGGAGTTATCAGGGAATGCTAAGGTGGACCCTGAAGAAAAGCTTCAAAAC GATTGGGAGATCACTGCAGCTTCAGAAAAGTTGGCTGAGTGTCAAGAGACCATTCTAAACCTAGGGAAGCAGTTGAAGGCATTGGCCTCGCCTGGGGATGCAGTTCTCTTTGATAAGGTGATATCTACAACTTCAGAAACAACTAGTGATACCATGACAACCCCAAAGAAAAGTTTTGGACGCCGTTCATCTCTTCTTGACAAGATGCTGGCTGAGGATGAAATGGGATCTCATACTACCAAGGAAGTCATTCCGGATGCCAAGAGAAATACTTTCTCAAGTGTTGACGGATCAGTGAAACAACCAGAAAAGTCTCCATTGACAAATGGTAGTGTGCTTTCAGGATATGAAGCTGCTACTGGCTCCCTGCCTATCATACCTAGCAAGAAAAGAAGTGTTCTTGGATTGTGGAGGAAGTTGTTGCGAAATGGTAAGAAAAATAGTAACAAAACGAAACTTAAGGTGTGA
- the LOC107011136 gene encoding protein IN CHLOROPLAST ATPASE BIOGENESIS, chloroplastic-like, with amino-acid sequence MKLGGGVGFGCPRAVAFPGILFSRCRPTFRCYSSSSAPDHVSFIKDVAATQAPEHLNELLKILQVRGEEIISPGAKQGLVPLVIPLSRRSSDSVTALLRWPTAPSGMEMPLVEVRKYGVWLLAKNVDQYIHRVLAEEDANGNQEKVDELFRISAGAGKKLYEKGDFGASKISNIDTYILKKVGLFPDVLERRIKQHFDNGDNISALVTGEFYTKKEHFPGFARPFVFNAEVLLKVGRNIEAKDAARGALKSPWWTLGCEYHEVANMAEWEDEQIEYIKEKVTEEGREADLKKGKQPAQVALDEAAFLLDLASIDGSWDDCAERIAECYKEAGLHEVANFVVYRDLNTSNFTEY; translated from the exons ATGAAGTTGGGTGGTGGAGTGGGTTTTGGATGTCCACGCGCCGTCGCATTTCCCGGCATTTTGTTCAGCCGCTGCCGACCAACATTCCGATGCTATTCCTCTTCTTCTGCTCCAG ACCATGTTtcatttatcaaagatgtaGCTGCAACTCAAGCACCGGAACATTTGAATGAACTTCTCAAAATCCTTCAGGTGAGAG GTGAAGAAATAATTTCTCCTGGTGCCAAGCAAGGGCTGGTTCCTCTAGTGATTCCTCTTTCCAGAAGGAGTTCAG ATTCTGTAACTGCACTGTTACGATGGCCAACTGCCCCATCTGG GATGGAGATGCCGTTGGTAGAAGTGCGCAAGTATGGTGTGTGGCTATTAGCTAAGAAT GTAGATCAGTACATTCACAGGGTTTTGGCGGAAGAAGATGCAAATGGTAATCAAGAAAAAGTGGATGAATTGTTCCGGATTTCAGCTGGTGCTGGAAAGAAACTTTATGAGAAGGGTGATTTTGGAgcatcaaaaatttcaaacataGATACTTATATATTGAAGAAG GTTGGCTTGTTTCCAGATGTACTGGAGCGCAGAATTAAGCAACATTTTGACAATGGAGACAAT ATTTCAGCTTTGGTGACGGGAGAATTTTATACAAAGAAGGAGCATTTTCCAGGATTTGCGCGGCCTTTTGTCTTTAATGCTGAAGTTTTGCTGAA GGTTGGGCGCAATATAGAAGCTAAAGATGCTGCTAGGGGGGCTTTAAAATCACCATGGTGGACTTTGGGTTGCGAATACCAT GAAGTTGCTAATATGGCTGAATGGGAAGATGAACAAATTGAGTATATCAAAGAGAAAGTAACTGAGGAGGGTAGGGAAGCCGATCTAAAGAAAGGGAAGCAACCTGCTCAG GTTGCATTGGATGAAGCTGCTTTCTTGTTGGATCTAGCTTCCATTGACGGTTCATGGGACGATTGTGCAGAAAGGATTGCTGAATGCTACAAGGAGGCGGGCCTGCATGAAGTTGCAAACTTTGTGGTTTACAGAGACTTAAATACCAGCAACTTTACTGAATATTAA